The following DNA comes from Maylandia zebra isolate NMK-2024a linkage group LG6, Mzebra_GT3a, whole genome shotgun sequence.
AGGGCTTTACGGTGGGACAATGCTGGCTGTAGGTTCTACAGTATATGTTAAACAAGAAAAGGCCTTCATGAGAACCAGTGAGGCCACTCAAAAAAAGCACCCTAATGAGAAAAGTAAATTGATGGAGAATGTAAACGATTTTCTCCCTCAATACATGAATAGAGACCAGAATAATCTGTGCAGTGGATTTTCAAATTAGTGAATTTACACAACAGAATGTGAGATAATATCATGACTGCTGAATGATGAATGCATGTATGTGACTTGCAGTGTAAATTGCTATAAACAGTAGAATTGGGCCTTCACCAACATAACCTGGACTTGAAGATGGAACGCTTCAGTTTTGGTTTGTGACAAACTGACTGACAAACTGAAGGTGATCGAAACaccaacttttgtttttctaaaattcagttcaattttatttatacagcatcaaatcacaacaacagttctcTCCAGGCACtttactgtaaggtaaagacagtAATACAGACAAatcagagaaaagcccaacaactGGCAAccatgggaaggaaaaactcccttctaacaggaagaaatcgcCAGCAGAACCAGACTTGGCTGAAAGAGCTGAAAAAGTATTAATCAATTTCCAAAGAAACTGATTCACTGTTCAGCCATTTTTCATGTTGTGTTTGGTGGCTCAGGtgcaggggaggggtggagcAGCAGGTTAAGGGTGTGGTTTCAGGGGAGGCTGAAAACACTAATCGTGCAGCCGCTGGGgccagagaggaggagagaccatAGCAGGAGCAGTGAGAGGAAGGCGCTGCCACGCAATGAGGAGCCGAAAAGCTGCTGACGGTAACGCAACAGCACTGAAAggcacactgtaaataaacctttGCAGTCACATTGCTGAGCGTGGGTCATTCCTGCTACAAATGTGTATAAGCATTAAGCGTAATCaacaaatgaaaatacaaaTGTCCTAAATTCAGACTGCCGTAAAACACTAAAATATTCTAAAACTGTAAACAGAAGAACAGTAGAACAATACACCCACCACCAGTGTCTGTTTCCTATTTCACaatgtttattttatattcttCCACTGAATGTTTGACCCCAACAGCAGGTATATTATCACTTGCATGCtgcattttttaattcttttcttgctgacataaacacaaacattgCTGAAAACAAACTTGAATGGATATCCAAATTCTTCTTCGTGGCATTACAGTGATGTTGTCCGAAGGAGGCCACACCGACTGGCATGGCGAGATGAGCCAGGTTTTCAGCTAACGGCTGTTTGGGGATCACCTTGTTGATGTAAAACGTGCTGTATTCGGCAATTTCTGTCAATTCGACTAAAGAAATGAgataaattatgtttttgtgacaggctgctggtAAAAGTGTCCAAAAGATAAGACACAGTGTGTAGATACAGCACTGGTTCATCCCCtaagatgggaaaatgttttttgaTCCTTTTTTGTCAGCAGAGTAATATTTGTAACCAAATTCATCACAAAACTTTACGGTTGTGTAATAGAAGCCAAAAATCGATTACGCTGTGTAGACGCTGTCCAACCTTTCACCCTGAGCAATTTCTCCCATCCATCCACGGCCGCTTCTCCAGCTCAGGGTCACGGTGGGGCTGGAGCCTGTCAGGTAAAGGTAACAGGCAAGGTACATTCTGGACGGAGCACCTCTGAGCATACAAAGTATAAAATATAATTCTGAATTTCACCAAAGAGTCCTCCTAAACTTGTTCTTGAAgacattattttaaattatttattattaaaacacGTTTTGTTAAATAACATCTTTATTTAAAAGGATTTAGAACACAAACTGGCACCACTTAATTTAAACGGCATGTACAACTTGCGTCTCACATACAGATTTTTGGACAGTGACACCTCTCCCACCGTTCGGCCTCCACGCGCCACTGCAACAGTTAAGATGGAAACAACACGAAGGCTCTCACTTTAACTTTAAAGGTTGAAATGTGACTGAACAATTCACTCATGGGCTATCGTTTTCATAAATGAAGCCTGTCGAAGATCTGGAGATGATTTTAAGTATGGCGTTTAATGTAGATGGCACAACATGTGGTCGAAAAGAACAAAGTGAATCTATTGTAGGAACATCTGCCTGGATGATCGCAGACCTTTACAACCTTTTTTAGTTTGGTGGTCCAGTTTTAATTGTTACTAAGGTCATTCTCTTTTTTACAAAGATAACTTTGACTGAACGCATAACCTGTTTAAAGGTGAAAAGGTACAATATCGTGGAGTGTCTAAGTCAATCACCTGAATCAGCTATGAAGGCAGAAAGACCTATGAAGACAGCTGCAGTCATGGTGTTGAAACAAAGCGTAACCACAACGGTTTGCTCTACTATTGCAGCTTGTTTTCAAAagatgtaaaagtgagaaaaaaaatgtgtcactGTCCAAAAATGTAACAAACTGTACACACAAACAGTCTCTTCAGATAAACATCCATGCACTGTTGGTAAGATCTAAAGGGGGAGAAAGGTAGTAATGCTCTTAGTTCATTGTGCTTATGAGACGTATAAAGCTGGTAGCTCAAGGACTGTCAGACCAGACTGATCAACATTAAGTTAATACTAATGTGAGGGGAGATCTATGCCCCCCAAAGAAGAAACAGAGGGCTGCAAAACTGTGACAACTGCCAACACGGTCACCTTCCCAATATAAAGACAACTCGAGAAACCACTTTAATAAAAACCAGTGGAAAACATCTGTGGCAAAAAGGGTGTAGTCTACTGTTGCTTACTTTAGCTTGATGTCATTAGGGGTATACGTCAGGTTAAGGCAGGATGCAACATGACTTGCACACGTGTACCATAATCTGGTGATTGTCCACGTTTGTTTGTGAAGCTTTGCACCTGATTTGGACTTCACATGAAAATTCTCAATTATATGAagaacaaacacaaaatgtgCAGCAAAACCTCAGTTACTGAAACATGTTCTGTGTTGGCTTTGACATCattagagtttgttttttttaattaaattagtaAAATACCTGATGGATGTTTTTGTGCACAAGACTTTATCAGCTTTTGGATTTTTCATTTAATATACTGGATCAAAGTGGAACTGTGCAAAGGTCCTCTGCCTGCTTTGCTTGTTCAAAAAGCACTTGTAGTACATTACACCATGACAAACGCCACTTTGCTACTCAACACTCCAACGTTAAAAAAGGATGATTCAGAAATTTTCTCTTTTGGCTTCATGAAAAACTAGAAAAACCAAAACACGGACTCTTAGAAAAAGTCGATGAAGATTTCCTTCTATAACATGTTTAAACATCGGCTACATGAGCACTTTGTGTACAAGCCGATGTTTCATTATAAGTGATGCATTCATAACTAGTCTCAGGGTAACACAACCACAGAGTTTACATCCATCAGTAGGTTTCCAGAGAACAGTTTGTAGCCAAACCCCAAAACCAGTGGTCAGCTTAAACtaacacagcagcagcttcagcCGACCGCTTGCTATCAAATCCCTTTCAGCTCAATGGATCCCAAATGCACATTTATACTGCTGGCTTCAGTAAGCAGGAGcttaaaaacaattttcaacTACTGAACACAATCCTCCTTCACTGACCAATGTTAGCAGACTCCAAGTCTGGTGCCTTCAGAAAGTCCCATTAATGACAGAACACAAGGAAATGTAGAATAAGGAAAAAGCAGGCTGACCGAGGGggggaaacaaaaaacattagaggcaggagagagcagagagagtgACTGATCCATCTGCTAGAAGCTGGGAAAAAACAAATGAGATAACCACCTCCtggaaaaacaaatttaaaaaagaactatCACCTTCATCAGCCaacaagaaaaatatatatcatttTTGATAAATATGTCACTCTCTTGATTCAGACTGTTCactaattatttatttgtttttatatgaaGAAACATGGCCAGTCTTTGCACACCTGCAAGAGGCCCACACAGTCACTCTCCCTCCTCTTTGTgaagagatgatgatgatgacgatgatgatgacggGCTGTGAAGAAACCCATGTTTGTGCTTTTAGGCTGTGCCCGCTGCTCCTGTGGGCACTGCTGTATTCGTGGCATTCACACCTTTCCCTCGATGTCTCTGACCACCTCTCCTGCGTCCCCCGCCTCCTGACTTGAGCTGTGGATGGACAGACAGCACTGTGAGCCAGCTGTTAGGTGAAATCAGGTTTGAAATAAAGCACAGGCGGCAGGTAAAGCTTGTTGATCCAAAACAGTTAAGATGCACTTAAGAGCAACAGGAACTCCTTTAAAAAGGTTAAGAGGGTAAAAACGAGTTTAGAggttctctgaggggaacaaacaaaaaggaaagtgaACAGTTCAGACTTTAGCCCAGGATATTTTAGTGGATGGGGTAAACACCTTACAAACACAGGcccttttcccctttttttgttgAATTTAACACAAGTGTAATTACTTTGTTTTAAACGGGGTCACAGGAAACCCTGTAACTGCACAAATGTTCTGTCtgacaaaataaaattttagtAACATTTTAGTAACAAGTAACATTTAAAAAGCTAACAGAGACAAGTCATGTTTTTCTAATTGGTACGTTCACCAGGGAGAATATAGAATGGGTGTAGTTAAAAATAGAAGAACAATTAGGGAAAAAGCTCATTTTCCTTCCTCTAGCACCTCCACAGCTTTTAATCCCACTTGGGTCCAGTTCAGTAAGCAAACACTTGTACTTGCAGTACAGCAGCTTCCTGGTGTGACTGAGAAAGGTTTGTGAATATAAAGCAGAACTGCACTAAAGCAGAGtatgcatgcaaaaaaaaaacatctgcttAGAACCTGGGGAGGGTTAGGGAACAGAACAACCACACCTAAGGAGACGCCATCATCACTCCCACAGTCTGCAGGAACTTTaccttgttttctttgttgccaTCATGACACAGAGCCTCCTCCTCTGCCACTGTCTGACGCAGCATGCCAAGAcagggagggaggagagagagagataacaGCGAGAGAGTAAAGTGTTAGAACTGAAGGATCGGGAATGCAGAGCGAAAACAGCAGTGAGGACGGGTGAGGATCAGAGGGCAGAGGAGGGGGTGAGTGGAGGTACATGTGGCTGACGATGAAGGCAGGATGATGGACAGGGTAGGAGAGCAAGTTGGCAATAAAATGATTGAAAGTCAAAGTACAATAATGGAACAATAATGTGAAAGTTGTAGACATTAAGTAGCAGATTTAAGCACTTTGAAGAGCAGAGAGAAGATGTCTTCCAACACAAAGTTGACTGTAATAGAAAATCTAATGTCTGTGGTGACATTACCACACTAATGCACTAGTAGTGATAACTTTTGTGTCAACCAACAGTAATTGGTTGGCAAGAACTGAAGGGTGAAATACTACAGCCACAGAGAGGGAGTCAGTGACAGTCACTGTGACCAACAGGAAGCCTGTGGCTAAAAAATTCAAGAAAGCACCCAAAACAGAATTTCTGCAGCTCCAGATAAAACAAAACCTGAGTGTTCAGAGGGTGAATTACAGGATAGACCACAAGGACAAATGTCATAAGTGCATACAGACAGTGTTAGTGCCCGGAAGGGAAAACAAAAGTTCAGCACTGGAAAATTAACTGTTGGACACATAAAACAACCCGATGAAATTTGTCACTTCTTATGTTTTCTGTAAAACATGCACTCATGAGGATTCCCCGAGCACTGTTTCACTCACCGGTAGCTGCGCTGTGGTAGGACTGGGTGGCCGTGCTGCTGATCCACTGTCCTCATTAGCGGTTGTGCCCTCTTTAGAACTCTTTTTGCTGGCTTGAGATTTGGACTGCTGGGCCTTAGCTGCCTGGGTGTTCACTGAGTGGAGAAGCTGAAATTGCAAACACAACCTTGTGTTTGTTACACCAGTGTTCACATAACATTAATTATAGGATAATTAAAGAGTTTACACTGAACCAGAAAGGTAAGCACAAGCCCCAGTACCTTTGTAATGGTGCCTACAGCTTTGGTACGTCCTTCCCTGAACACCAGCTTCTGGTCACAGTGCAGGTATTCGGGGGTCTTGATGAAGCGAAAATGGACCGTGGCTTTGTCCCCAGTCCTCAGACAGTCTTTGTTCATTGACAGGATTGTGGCTGTCTGCCTAATGCTGCCACAGTGGACTAATGATACAGAGGGAGAGTGGCACAGTTACCGATTGGCCAgacagtatttttcttttagaaaaGGGAGTCAAAGACACACAGATGCCCATCGGTGCTATTTAAACTTGTGAGTGTCTGTATTTACTAACCCATGGCCTGGTATCTCGGGGATATCGTGGTCGGATGGTGAAGCACCAAAATCTCTGCTTCAAATTCCCAGGTGGCCTGTGGCATCAGCTTGGGAGAAACCATCACCATTCCTTTCCTTATGGATGATCGTTTGATCTGAGAAGACAGGAGGGGAAAAAGCAGCAGGaacaaaggaaaaagaaatgaagcTGGGGGATTGGTTAAGACAAAACTGAATTAGAGCCAGAACACTACCTGCTTTCACTCTTTGGGATTTGCATGTATTACAAAACTGATTCTAAAGTTAGGAAACTAATTCATATGCATATAACGTCTCAAAGTTTCTGAATAATTATCCTCCTCAGAAGTTTTCAAAACTTCTTGCCAAGTCATCTTTGAGCTATTTTTATGCTGTCTTTTGGACTGATATGtaaaaataattcaaatatGTCATGATGGCTGTATTTCAACTAAATTATTTCCACACAGACCTTTTTGAGGGCGAAGGATGCGGTCTGTCCACCGCGAACCTCTCTGACAGGCATCCTCTTGCGGTGGATGGATTTAACTGCGATGGGGATGAAAGTGCCGAGGGGGTCTGGACCTAAGAGGAGCGTGTCGTTGAGTCGTATCAATCCACGTAACGTAGTGCCTGAAACTACTGTGCCCACACCCTGTGAAAGAGAAATGATACTTTTGGACTTTTCTGTTAGATAGGACTGTGTGAAGTATTGGAGGTTGGGGCAGCTAATGTGGAGTGCAGTATACTCAGAGACGTGCTGCTTTGTTACAAACATGTCTGTCATATGAATCTGAAATCTATGTATTGCAAATGTTCTCTAGAAAGCACAGAAGAACAGAGAACATTATTTACTATCAAACCTTCACCTTTCTGTGTATTTATCAAATTGACTGTTACTGTGcctcactgaaaactgaaataGGAGATGACCACAAGTAATTAACAACATTCACCGCAGAAGTCTAAATTatgcattaaaagaaaaaaaaactcaatcTAATTACTTCCTATGAGCAAAcgcttggcaacagtgggaaggaagaactccatTTTAACAGAAGTGACCTTTGGCAGAACTAGGCTCAGGGAAGAGCAGCCTTCTGACTGGGGAgttgatgggaaagagaagaaagttaaacaaaaaaaaaaaaaaaaaaaaaaaaaaaaaaaaaaaaaaaagagtgtacAGAGAAGAAACACATCAGGGCTGAAAAGGTGGGACTGAGgaataaaatgcaaataaaagctTGATCAGAAAGAAACTAAACAGGGCGATGCAGGGCGTGGTTCTTAACACTGGGGCTGAGGACTCATACAAACATGCAGGAACTACAGGAAGAAACCCAACTCCTTTTGCTCCCAGCTTTTGGCCCTTCTACACGCCTCAACGATACACTCATTCTGATAAGATCTCCCACTGGCACTCAGAAAATATAAGACAAGCAACTCTCACAGCCACATCATGCTCAAAATAAGACCACCATTAAATCACCATTAACAACAACTTTGTCCACACCTTTCAGTTTCAAATTTGTTATTGCATATTTGAGTTTTTAACCCTAAAAAAAGGCACTATACTGACACAGATCATTAATAAATCTACCTCTATCTACAATGTCTTTGATCTAGTTGCCCTTGCTAGCATACTTTTTCATGCACTGAAACACTAATTGTAAAGAAATGAACATCCATGGCTATATAACTGAGTGTGTGCTCTATTTCTTACAGGTACGGAGTATGTGTCGTCTATTTGGAACTCTGCAGGCTCATCATTGCTAAAGGTGGTCCGAGAGGAAAGGAGGTTCAAGAACATCTTCAGCAAGTCCATGTTCTCCCCCGTCACATTTGAGATCTGGAATATTGGACACATCctggagagaaggagagagaaaaaaagagagatgatgaaaaaaaaaatctattctgTTTAACCGACTGGGCTGGATGGCAGATTCCTTAAAGGGACTGATAAACCAGCACATGAATATTTACACATTAAATCTTAGGAAAAAATTAAAGAGGCAAGGGAAAGCTGTTTAACAGCATACCCACTTGACTTATAaacctaaaataaaaatgcaccaCCCAGGCGTGgctacacacaaacaccagaGGCCGAtcaaaaaacagaaaccagTGTGCTGATTGGTTCGATTTGAAAACAGAATCAAGATGACCCATGTGAAAAAAGCTATGCGTTAAAGCACTGAGATCATATGAGGACTCATCCAGCAATTTCCCCACAGACAAAATGTATACGCTTTTATTTTTGGCAGGAAACCGTATGATTAAGTAAAATTAAGGGTCAAGCTGATGTAGTCGGATTTATTTGGCATACTGGAGAGTGCGCATATGATATCCTGTTCTCCGTAAGTGTTTTTTTACTTACTTTCACTAAACGTCTTTGGCATTTTATTCATAAATCCTAATTCTGCAGGAACATTTTAAAGATCAAACATTATTTCTAACTGTGTGAGTATGCTGTCAATCAACTGTCACCCATTCTGTTATTATTTCTCAGCAGAGTCACGCCCATCGTCCCACCTGTTCTCTGGTCTTACCTCTCAGAGCTGAAGTTAGAGGCTGTGACAATGACATCATCCTTGTTCTGCACCAAcactgggattttcctgcagCCTGGTGACTTTAATAACCTCTGTAATAATTTTAGTGTCTCTGCAGACAAACACAAGCAAACCTGAGTTTCTTAAACCTAAAAACAACACTCATGACAAAATCTGAACAAAACAACCtgagagtgaaaataaatgacatATTTAAAGAGATGGAAACTGAAAGTAGTAAGCTTTAAACGGAAAAAAAGActgcttttaatttacttttgctttaaaagcatatttattcatgttttattatttcttaaTTATTATCATCACTTCCTTTATGTGCTCTTCCagtagtttgttgtttttgtaaactTCTCTCTCAGTTTGCTTCACTTTAAAAGCGTTCTAGCGATTTACTTTATATTATTCATTTTCTTCCCAAAGAGGCTTTTTTTGAGTTAGAGCCCAGTTTCCTACCTTAACATAATTAAAGCAGAGCCATGAAGCGTGAAAGTATTTACTGCTTTTAACAACACAATGGTGGTCTTTGGTATGGCTGTGTTTCTGTAAACATTGCTGTGGGAATGGAGATTATGCTGAATTTGCAAAACCTCTCACACTGAGCATGAAGTTAAGAAACTGGGACCTAAAGATGTAGAACAGAGCAGTTATACAGCTGTGCTGGAGATAGTGGATTTACCTTGCAGGATGTTAGCTGGGCACATGTCTATCTTGGTAACCACAACAAACACAGGTACGTTTAGGGCCAGCGCTAGACCCAGGTGCTCTTTGGTCATGCCAACAATGCCAGCATTGCTGCCAACCTACATGGAGAGAcaagaaacacagagatgagTGGTTAAATATGTGAGGGCAGAAACAGgaacaaaaaagtaacaaagGATTTGCCAGGAAATAGTTAAATATAAACTTTCAATCTCTCTCACCATGAGCATGCAGAAATCAGGCAGGTGTCCCGTCATGCCAAAGACTGTGGTCTTCAGGTA
Coding sequences within:
- the gtpbp1l gene encoding GTP binding protein 1, like isoform X1; protein product: MASLTATEPALHPGTAPAAESIVPACMFAPDRGCAEDQSGGEGFEDGEDTNEESADHLDLSSKLVLVSPTGEQYDSLLRHLRERIDEGCGETIYVVGMGSDGGDYGLDEKDMEASVATVRSLCEQIEADLIMLRERTDAGGKIRDYLIRRRVGEQDFLEVRVAVVGNVDAGKSTLLGVLTHGELDNGRGFARQKLFRHKHEMESGRTSSVGNDILGFDQEGQVVNKPDSHGGGLDWTKICEKSSKVITFIDLAGHEKYLKTTVFGMTGHLPDFCMLMVGSNAGIVGMTKEHLGLALALNVPVFVVVTKIDMCPANILQETLKLLQRLLKSPGCRKIPVLVQNKDDVIVTASNFSSERMCPIFQISNVTGENMDLLKMFLNLLSSRTTFSNDEPAEFQIDDTYSVPGVGTVVSGTTLRGLIRLNDTLLLGPDPLGTFIPIAVKSIHRKRMPVREVRGGQTASFALKKIKRSSIRKGMVMVSPKLMPQATWEFEAEILVLHHPTTISPRYQAMVHCGSIRQTATILSMNKDCLRTGDKATVHFRFIKTPEYLHCDQKLVFREGRTKAVGTITKLLHSVNTQAAKAQQSKSQASKKSSKEGTTANEDSGSAARPPSPTTAQLPTVAEEEALCHDGNKENKLKSGGGGRRRGGQRHRGKGVNATNTAVPTGAAGTA
- the gtpbp1l gene encoding GTP binding protein 1, like isoform X2, which encodes MASLTATEPALHPGTAPAAESIVPACMFAPDRGCAEDQSGGEGFEDGEDTNEESADHLDLSSKLVLVSPTGEQYDSLLRHLRERIDEGCGETIYVVGMGSDGGDYGLDEKDMEASVATVRSLCEQIEADLIMLRERTDAGGKIRDYLIRRRVGEQDFLEVRVAVVGNVDAGKSTLLGVLTHGELDNGRGFARQKLFRHKHEMESGRTSSVGNDILGFDQEGQVVNKPDSHGGGLDWTKICEKSSKVITFIDLAGHEKYLKTTVFGMTGHLPDFCMLMVGSNAGIVGMTKEHLGLALALNVPVFVVVTKIDMCPANILQETLKLLQRLLKSPGCRKIPVLVQNKDDVIVTASNFSSERMCPIFQISNVTGENMDLLKMFLNLLSSRTTFSNDEPAEFQIDDTYSVPGVGTVVSGTTLRGLIRLNDTLLLGPDPLGTFIPIAVKSIHRKRMPVREVRGGQTASFALKKIKRSSIRKGMVMVSPKLMPQATWEFEAEILVLHHPTTISPRYQAMVHCGSIRQTATILSMNKDCLRTGDKATVHFRFIKTPEYLHCDQKLVFREGRTKAVGTITKLLHSVNTQAAKAQQSKSQASKKSSKEGTTANEDSGSAARPPSPTTAQLPLKSGGGGRRRGGQRHRGKGVNATNTAVPTGAAGTA